ACACCCTATACAGCTTTGCATAGGGGCGTCAAAACGCGGTTCCACCCTAGTTTATTACTTCATTGTTAATATAGCCTTAAGATAACATCAAGGACTAAAATTTACCGAAAGCTCCATCTTCATTCAGCTCTTATCTGGCTTCCACCATCCCAGACTCGCTAGCAAGTAATTGCATGAGACTTCTTTCATACAAAACATTATAGCAAGAAATAGAAAATTTGTAAAAGGAAAATATTTTCTTTCATGTATATTTGTTAGAACTTCCACACAAACTACACTAATTGAGCTAGTAAACACCTACCAGATGGTTATCTGATTCGTTCCATTCGTTATCTAACTAAAACTACTATTTTACCTGTCTTCGCAGTGAATTATTCCCTAAGCCCTTTCAAAAACTCGTCTAGTTTTTGCTAGGCTTCTGGATGGTGCCTCTGAGCTGGTCCAGCATGTTCAGGAGGTCGGAGGTCTTGGTCTCAATCTCGCTATTAGTGCAGTTAATATTGGCGACAATCTCCGTCAGCGGAGCCACTTCCTCCTCCTAAAAGTATCCACATGGCGGGGAATATTTGTCTTACTCATTTTCCTCACTCTTTTTTATGTTTTCTATACTCAATATATTCTCTCAAAGTCAATATTTCAAGGTCTCCGATACTATTTTCGACTATGTATAAATCGTTTAAACCATCTTTTTCGTTAGTATCTAAGATCCTCTTCGCTTCTATTATCTTTTTTATTGACTTATAGAATTTCTTATCAAAAATCTCATCCGATACTTCTTGATAAATTATACCCTTTTTAGTTGAAGCTTTTATCGTGATAGTCGCTGGTGATATTTTACCAGCTGATTCCACCTTTACTATTTTTTTATTCTTAATAACAGCTAAAATTTTAATGATTAACTCTTTTAGCAGTTCAACCACAAGACCTACGGCTACCGCCCTCAACATTTCATCGTTTAAAATTATCTCAATAAAAGAATCAAAAGAAGCCTGTATACTGTCTTCTCCAAAAAATAGAATTTCTACTCCTTCTTTAGAACAACTTTCTCTCAACTCTATCTCTTCCTGTTCAGAAAATAATAAGTATGCCCCTCTAACGCCAATGCTTTTTTTCATGAATATTGCTCCTTTTCTTTTACAAAAAAATTGAAACACAGCATTTTTTAGTATTTAACTTAGTTCAAAGACTCCAGTTTGATCAAATATAGAAAGAATATCATCAGCCGCTATTTTTTCAGTCTTATACTTTTCAAACAACTTTAAGAATTGCAAAGTATCTATAATCAATACCTTGTTCATTTGATTTTTTGCCGCTTCTACGATATTAGGATTGATTAATGCTCTATCTTTGGGGTCTGTATCCTTAAAACGATTTACAATGATAGTTCTCCTAATGATGTCATCAGAAATTTCATTCTTTTCAGCATATTTATTCACATGAGCTACCAACTGAAAAATATTTGATTTTTTCACATCTTTAGTCAATCCTTTAAATTCAAATAAATAATGAAGCCCATCTTTTTCAAAAGAAAAATCTTCATCTTTGGTATCTTCAAAGTCAGATTTTATTCCCAACATTTCTATCAACATATACTTTAAACTTCTCTCAATAGAATAATACTTCTCAATCAATACGAACGACTTCCCCTAATCTATTTCTTACTCTTGAAAAATAAAGAATCGTTCCATACCCAGATACCAAAAATGCTATAAAATATAACCACGCTAAATATTCTGAATCAGGAAACTGTTTATTGGTAATTAAAAAGACAATTACAGTTACAGCCGCATAAAATATCCCTGTCAGTAAGACTGATTGAAATAATTTTAATAAACTATCTCTTTTAAAATTATTTTCATCCGAATCATTTTTAGAAAATAATATATACAAAAGAGTTAAAACTGCACTAATAACTCCTAGTATAGTCAATAAATTCATCTTTTCTCCCTAACTTTTAAATTCTCTTCTAGTCTTCTTTGACTCAGCACAAAAGAAAAGGCGCTGCACGCCCTCTCTTTAAGCACTATTCAATTATAACTTATTTCTTTAGATATTTAATCAAAACATCATCTGACAATGATTTATTATCATTAAATTTTACTGAATGATCATAATATCTTTCAAACCAATCAGGGTTTTCCATTGTTTTATTAAGTATATATTCTTTATCCTTGTCAGTTACATATTTATCAGTAATCTCTCTTTTTCTTAACTCTTTTTTAGTCAAAACTTTTCCATTAGGCCTCTTATATTTAGACATCGTCTGAAGCCGATCAAAAATAGCTGAAATATATCTAGCAGGAGTCACAACAAAACTCTGGCTTACAATCGTTTTAGGAACTAGAATTAAAAGTTCATCGTCATTTTTATCATTATTTTGAACAACGACATAGCGACTTTCAAATGTAGACCACTGATGATTTTCTATGTCCCAATAATCAAAACTTACAACCTCATCACTAATTTTCAAACCATGAATTTTCGCTTGTTCCAAAGAATACTCTAACAATTTTTTCTTCAAAAGACTTGCGAGTAAATCAGACATTCTATCCTTAGAAAATCTTTTAACAAAAACTGGCATGGCAATAGGGGTCAATAATCTTTCCTTCAAAGAATCTATCGCTCTTGAAACATAACCAAAATATTGATCTAGCATTTCTTTGGAAACACCCTTACCTTTAGATTTACTTGAGGAGTAGCCTAAGTGGATTGCATCGCATTCTTTTGAATGAATAAATAGCCCCAATGCATAATCTTTTTGATTTTTTTGATAATATAAATCATAAGCTGTAGCTAAAAAGTCAACTACAATTGCTTCATAATCTGCCGATAGTAATAATGGATCTATAAATAAGTGCGCATCCTTCTCTGTATCGATATCCAAAAAATCTAGCCCAACTTGAATTTTCTTTCTATTTAAAATTTTTGATATATGTATAATACATACCTTCTTTCATTAATTATTATAGAAAAGCAAGGGCAAAAAATTTTAATTTACGTTTTTCACGATAAATGTTAAACTGTAATAGAATTTTTGAATAGTGCTTACCGTCATTACCTCTAAAATTCAATTCCCCTTGTCAAAGACGTTAGTT
This Streptococcus anginosus DNA region includes the following protein-coding sequences:
- a CDS encoding cytochrome c family protein, with amino-acid sequence MDIDTEKDAHLFIDPLLLSADYEAIVVDFLATAYDLYYQKNQKDYALGLFIHSKECDAIHLGYSSSKSKGKGVSKEMLDQYFGYVSRAIDSLKERLLTPIAMPVFVKRFSKDRMSDLLASLLKKKLLEYSLEQAKIHGLKISDEVVSFDYWDIENHQWSTFESRYVVVQNNDKNDDELLILVPKTIVSQSFVVTPARYISAIFDRLQTMSKYKRPNGKVLTKKELRKREITDKYVTDKDKEYILNKTMENPDWFERYYDHSVKFNDNKSLSDDVLIKYLKK